DNA from Brachyspira aalborgi:
AATTTTTTTAATTATATAATAAATAAAAGTTTATTTTATACAAGATTTCCTTCTATTGATATTGTATAATCTTTTATTATTATATTTTTATTAGCTCTTTCCATAGCTTCTCTAACTATCATCTCGACTCCGCCGCAACAAGGCACTTCCATATGAGCTATAGTTATAGATTTTATATTTTTATTTTCAAATATATTTGCAAGTTTTTCTATATAAGAATCTATATCGGAGTCTAATTTCGGACATAATAGCATAAGAATTTTATTCTTTAAAAATTTATTATGGAAATTAGGATATGCAAAAGGAACGCAGTCGGCAGATATAAGCAAATCCGCATTATTTAAATAAGGAGCGTTTGGATTCATTAATTTTAATTGTATGGGCCAATTTGCTATTTCGGATTGCATATTAACGGCTACATTGTTTTCACTATGATGAATATTTTTTCTTAAATCTCTTTGCATACTGCCAGGACATCCACATGGCAAATCTTCTTCTATAACGGGTATTTCTATATTATTTTCTTTCATATAATTTATTGCCTCCTCTAATAATTTATTTTCCCCATGTTCTTTCAAGTGTTTTAAATGAGCTTTTATAACATTTTCTCCTCCTTTGACTATATTAACCATAACTTTAGCTTCGTTATATTCTTCGGCTTCCCTTTCCTCTATATGTAAAGCGTCAACAGGACAGGTTTTTATGCAAGCTCCAAGTCCATCGCAAAATAAATCGCTTATAAGTCTTGCCTTACCGTCTATTATTTGTAAAGCGCCTTCGGGACAATCGGGAATGCATAATCCACAGCCATTGCATTTGTCTTCGTCTATTGTTATTATTCTTCGTTTCATAATAATTAATTCCTCCTTAAGAAATTATTTTTATTTTATTAATTATTAATAAGCGTATTTTAAATATTTTTAAAATATTTGTCAGTTGCTATGGCAACAATATTTATATTCGATTTAATTATACCTATAGATAAAAATCTTTATGTAATTTATAATATATTTTGACAATAAAAAATTAGAGTAAAAAACATATGATTAAAAATTACTTAAAAGAAATTGAAAAATTAAAATCTCCTATATCGAACGAGCATACTTATAGAACGCCTTTAGAAAATGCGCTTAACTCTTTGAAAGTAAAACTTTATCCTCGAAGCGCTATAACTATTCAGCAAGAAACTTCAATTAATATTTCGGACGATAGCGATTTGAAAAAAGTATTTCCCGATTTTACGGTTGTAAACGAGGACGAAAGATTAATCGGCTTTATAGAATGCAAAGATATTGATTTTGATTTGCATAAAGCGATTGAAGGCAAAGGAAATTTTAAGATTTATAAAGAACAGCTTTTAAAATATTTGGATATTCACAATAATTTAATTTATACTAATTATATTGATTTTATTCATTTGGTTTTGGAAGAAAATCAAGGGCAGACTAAAACTATAAAAATTAAAAATGAAGTTTGTTTGAATAAAGGCGCGGACGCCGAGAAACTTTTTGAAAATATTTTTGAAGATTTTTTGGGAGCTACGATTAAAGAGATTGACAGAAAAGATTATTTTTTGAAACTGCTTGCAAGAAGAACTAAAATTTTAAGAGATTTTATAAACGGCGAACTTATAAATAATAATTCGTATTTGAAAAACGATATTAAAGGATTGTTTGAAAATACGATTTTTAACGATTTGAGCGACAAAGATTTTGCGGACGCTTTCTCCCAAATAATTTCTTTTTCGCTTTTGTTTTATAGATTAAGCGAAAGAAAAAATGTCGATAAAGATTCTTTTAGAAATATGCCCGAATATATTCCAATTTTTAGAGAATTTTTATCGAAGATAGATATTGAAAATTTTAATTCGCATATTTTATATTCTATAGATTCGATAATAAACGCGGTAAACGCTTACAATAAAAATATGTTTTATAGTCAATTTTCCACATCGACAGAAAAAGAAGACCCTTTTATTTACGCTTATGAATATTTTTTGAAAGAGTTTGACGCAAAGACAAGAAACGCTCGCGGAGTTTTTTATACGCCAATCGAAGCTGTGAGATATATTATAAAATCGATTGACGAAATTTTGAAAGATAGATTAAATATAGCGGACGGAATCTACGGAGAAGAAGTGCATATTTTAGATTTTGCGGCGGGAACGGGAACATTTATGCTTGGAGCGATTGAGAAAGCTTTTGAAAACGCGAAGCAAAACGGAATTGCGGGAGTTTGGGAGAATATAGTTTCGGATTTTATTTTAAAAAGGCTTTACGGTTTCGAGTTTTTAATCGTTCCTTATGTTTTGGCGCATTTTAGAATTCATGAATATTTGAAAGATTTGAATTACGATTATAAGAAAAATGATAGACTTCAATTATATTTAACAAACACGCTTGACAATAGCACGGGCGGACAAGTAAAAATGTTTCCTCAAATGCAGGCGGAATCGGACAACGCTTATAAAATAAAAAACGAAGAGCCGATTTTGGTTATAATGGGAAATCCGCCTTACAATAATAAATCGGAAAAGATTAATCGCAAAGAATGGATTGAAAATCTGCTTAAAGATTATAAAGAAAATTTGAACGAAAAGAAAATTAATTTGGATGACGATTATATAAAATTTATTCGATTCGCTCATTGGAAAATGGAAAACGCGGAAAAAGGAATAATCGGAATAATAGTAAATAATTCTTTTATTAGCGGCGTCACTCATAGAGAGATGAGAAGAAAACTTATGCAAACATTTGACGAAATTTATATTTTGGATTTGCATGGCAATGTGAATAAAGGCGAAAAATGTCCCGATGGTTCTATGGATTTTAATATTTTTAATATAAAGGAAGTTGGCGTTTGTATTGCTTTATTTGTAAAAACGGGATTAAAAAATAATAAGAATAAAGGAATTTATTTTAACGAAGTTTTTGGAACGCAAGATTATAAAAAAAATTATTTGATTGACAAATCAATAACGGACGAGAAATGGGTTGAATTGGAAGACGATAAAAAATGGCATTGGTTTACTAAAGTTAAAAGTAATGAAAAATATTTAAAAGAGTTTATCGGATTAACAGAAATTTTTAATGAAATAAATAGTGCTATACAAACAAAAAGAGATTACTTAACGATACAATTATCAAAAAATAAAATATTAGAAGTAGTCAATGATTTCAGAAATTTATCTGAAGAAGAAATTAAAAATAAATATAATACTAATGATAATAGAGATTGGAAAGTAAGCACTTCTAAAAAAGATTTATTAGAAAATAACGGACATGTAGAAATTATACATTATCGCCCTTTTGATTTTAGATATACTTATTATACAGGAATTTCAAGAGGATTTGTAGCGTATCCAAGAAAAAGTATTATGAGACATATTATAAATAGAGAGAATATTGGTTTAGCTTTTACTCGTCAAAATTCAGGTGTTGATATTTTTCATCATTGTTTAGTTTCTAAATTTATTATAGACGGTGGGATAACTAATTCTTGGACTTATATTGCACCGCTTTATCTATACGAAGAAAATTCTGCGGGCGAATTTAAATTGGATAGTTCATGCAAGCCGAATTGGACAGATTCTTTTAAAGAGTTTTTGAAAAATTATATAAGCGATAATCCGAAAGAAATTTTTAATTATATTTACGCGATTCTTTATAGTCCGACTTACAGAGAAAATTATAAAGAAGATTTGAAATACGATTATCCAAGAATTCCATTTACGAAAGATAAAAAGATTTTTGATAGATTGCAAAAGTTGGGAGGCGAATTGATTGATTTGCATTTATTGAAAAAAGTTCCGCAAAGTAATGCAGGTTATCCGAATAAAGGAGAGCATAAAATCTCTTACTCAAAATATAACGAAGAAGAGAAAAGACTATATATAAACGAAAAACAATATTTTGAAAATGTAAAAAAAGAAGTTTATAATTATTCTATCGGAGGTTATAAGCCGATTGAAAAATATATTAAGGCAAGAGATATTTTGACTTTGAAAGATATTAGTCATTTGATTAAAGTTATAGCTGTGATTGAGAGGACGATTTTATTACAAGAGGAGATTGACAAGGTTTGGAGAGAAGCTGATTTTTAATTGTATAAAATAAAATTTATTATAATATTGATTTTTTATTAATAAAAATTAAAATGTTTTTATTATGACAGAATACTTAAACACAATAATTAAAACTCGTTTATTTGACAATATAGACAAAAAAGAAATTCCTAATATTTTGAATAATTTTAAATCTCAAAAGAAATTATACGAAAAAGGAAATATAATAATAGATATGGGAGATAAAGTAGAAGCGATATATTTAATATTAAACGGAAAAATTGAAATATCGAAAGAATATGACGACACAAGAAAAAATATAGTCAATATACTTGAAAGCGGAGAGATATTCGCCGAAGCTATGGCTTTATCAACAAATAAAATATCTCAAATAACTGCAATATCTTTAAGCAAAAGCGAAATATTAAAAATAAATATAAAATATATATTCGATAATAATTTAGAAAAAAATAAAAATATATTTATAGAAAATTTATTAAAAATAATTTCTGATAAAAATAAATTTCTTTCAATGAAAAACGATATTTTGAGTCAAAAGAGTTTGAGAAGCAAAATTATTTTATATTTAGAATATATGTCTAATATGCAAAAATCGGAAAAAATAAATATTCCTTATAGCAGAGATAAACTAGCCGAGTTTATATCCGCCGACAGAAGCGCTTTATCGAGAGAATTAAATAGACTTGCAAAAGAAAAAATGATAGAACTTAACGGAAATAAAATAAATATTATAGATATATAATTTAATTTTTATTCGATTATTTCAAATTAATTATTTCTAAAAAATAATGCGGCGCAACCTAAAACTCCAGCATCGTTTCCTAAAGAAGCGGGTTTTATTTCAAGATTATTAACCATCATTCTTAAACCGTAATTTTGAACTCCTCTTTTAATATCGTTTATCATCATATCGAAATCTTTGCATAAACCTCCGCCGATAAGAACCAAATCCAAATCGAGCATATTTAAAGCTTGAGCTATAGACATTCCTAAATAATAAGAACATTCCGCTATAGTTTCTTTCGCAAGAATATCTCCGTTTTTAGCGGCGTCAAATAAAGCTTTAGCCTTTCCTTTATCTAATTTTTCGTAGGTTAAAGTAGTCGGAATAAGATTTTTATGAATCTTCTGTTTTGCCATGTTTATAAATCCCGTAGCGGAAGCGTATCTTTCAATGCATCCCGAAGAACCGCAATTGCATCTATCTCCGTCAGGAACAACAAATACATGCCCAAGCTCTCCCGCTCCGCCCAAAGCTCCCGTGAATAATTTTCCGTTTAAGACAAATCCTCCGCCCACGCCCGTTCCTAAAGTAATAAACATTATTGATTGATAATTTTTTTCTTTACCGCTTCCATATTTAGCCTCTCCCAAAGCTGCGGCGCTTGCATCGTTTACGGTTTTTACGGTAAGATTAAATAAATCGCCTATATCCGAAAATTTTAATCCATGTAGTCCAGGAATATTTTCAGCTCCGCCTAAATGTAGAGTTTCTTTATTCATTACTCCAGGGCTATCTATTCCCAAACCAATCGCTTTATAATCTGCAGGAATATGAGATTTTAATTTTTCAATAACTTCTTTTATTCTTTTTTTATGCTCTTCGGTTGTATGATTAGCATCAACATCAAAACTTTCTTTATATAAAATATTTCCGTTTTCTTCTACAATTGCTCCTTTCATAGAAGTTCCGCCAATATCTAAAGCTATAACTATATCTTTCATTAAAATATCTCCGACTAAATTATTAATGTATATTTTAGAATAAGAATTTAATTTGTCAATATTTTAATTTTATATAACGGCAATTAAAAGAAGAAAAATAATTTTCACTTTCTTTTAATAAAACCGCTATATATTTTTAATTTACACGCTTAAATATTATTCTACAATAATAACATAAGTCATTCTAGCTCTTTTAATGGTAATCGTATAAGATTTTTCATTGCCGTAAGATTTAACGAAATTATTATAATCGCTTATATTAGATATTGTCCTTCCGTTAATAGCCTTTATAACATCGCCCGCTCTAAGTCCCGATTGATAGGCTTTTGAAGATTGAGATATATTAAGAACGACTACGCCTCTTTCATTATTTCTAATTTGAAGTCTTTGAGATATTTCGGGAGTTATATCCGAAACATCAAGTCCCATCCAAGAACGAGAATTATTTGATTGTCCTCTATTAGGCAAACTTCTTCCGCTTGGAATTTCTTCGGTATCTTCCATTCTAGCTTCTATAGTCACTTTTGCGCTTCTCTCTCTACCGCCTCTTAAATATTTAACCGTCACCTGCTTTCCTACTTTTGTAGTGGCGACTTTATTAAATAAATCAGCCGATTTTGTCATTTTATCGCCGTCAAATTCAATTATAATATCTCCGTCTTGAATTCCGCCTCTGCTTGCAGGAGAGTCGGGAATAACTTCGCTTACATAAACGCCGCTTCCTTGTCTAACATTAAGCCCTCTTGCCAAATTTCCGTCTATATCTTGCAAATATATTCCTAAATATCCTCTTGTCACTTTTCCCGTTTCTTTTAATTCGTTCATAACGGAAGTGGCTATATTAATAGGAGTTGCAAAACCTATTCCAATATTTCCGCCCGAAGTAGAATATATTAAAGTATTTATTCCAATAACCTGTCCGTAAATATTAAATAAAGGACCGCCCGAATTTCCTGGATTTATTGCAACATCGGTTTGTATATATCTTTGATATCTATTAGCTCCGACATCGCTTCTTCCTTTTGCAGAAACTATGCCGAAAGTAACAGTATTGTTAAGTCCATAAGGATTTCCTA
Protein-coding regions in this window:
- a CDS encoding type ISP restriction/modification enzyme; the encoded protein is MIKNYLKEIEKLKSPISNEHTYRTPLENALNSLKVKLYPRSAITIQQETSINISDDSDLKKVFPDFTVVNEDERLIGFIECKDIDFDLHKAIEGKGNFKIYKEQLLKYLDIHNNLIYTNYIDFIHLVLEENQGQTKTIKIKNEVCLNKGADAEKLFENIFEDFLGATIKEIDRKDYFLKLLARRTKILRDFINGELINNNSYLKNDIKGLFENTIFNDLSDKDFADAFSQIISFSLLFYRLSERKNVDKDSFRNMPEYIPIFREFLSKIDIENFNSHILYSIDSIINAVNAYNKNMFYSQFSTSTEKEDPFIYAYEYFLKEFDAKTRNARGVFYTPIEAVRYIIKSIDEILKDRLNIADGIYGEEVHILDFAAGTGTFMLGAIEKAFENAKQNGIAGVWENIVSDFILKRLYGFEFLIVPYVLAHFRIHEYLKDLNYDYKKNDRLQLYLTNTLDNSTGGQVKMFPQMQAESDNAYKIKNEEPILVIMGNPPYNNKSEKINRKEWIENLLKDYKENLNEKKINLDDDYIKFIRFAHWKMENAEKGIIGIIVNNSFISGVTHREMRRKLMQTFDEIYILDLHGNVNKGEKCPDGSMDFNIFNIKEVGVCIALFVKTGLKNNKNKGIYFNEVFGTQDYKKNYLIDKSITDEKWVELEDDKKWHWFTKVKSNEKYLKEFIGLTEIFNEINSAIQTKRDYLTIQLSKNKILEVVNDFRNLSEEEIKNKYNTNDNRDWKVSTSKKDLLENNGHVEIIHYRPFDFRYTYYTGISRGFVAYPRKSIMRHIINRENIGLAFTRQNSGVDIFHHCLVSKFIIDGGITNSWTYIAPLYLYEENSAGEFKLDSSCKPNWTDSFKEFLKNYISDNPKEIFNYIYAILYSPTYRENYKEDLKYDYPRIPFTKDKKIFDRLQKLGGELIDLHLLKKVPQSNAGYPNKGEHKISYSKYNEEEKRLYINEKQYFENVKKEVYNYSIGGYKPIEKYIKARDILTLKDISHLIKVIAVIERTILLQEEIDKVWREADF
- a CDS encoding ROK family protein, which encodes MKDIVIALDIGGTSMKGAIVEENGNILYKESFDVDANHTTEEHKKRIKEVIEKLKSHIPADYKAIGLGIDSPGVMNKETLHLGGAENIPGLHGLKFSDIGDLFNLTVKTVNDASAAALGEAKYGSGKEKNYQSIMFITLGTGVGGGFVLNGKLFTGALGGAGELGHVFVVPDGDRCNCGSSGCIERYASATGFINMAKQKIHKNLIPTTLTYEKLDKGKAKALFDAAKNGDILAKETIAECSYYLGMSIAQALNMLDLDLVLIGGGLCKDFDMMINDIKRGVQNYGLRMMVNNLEIKPASLGNDAGVLGCAALFFRNN
- a CDS encoding Do family serine endopeptidase: MNQKKSSFMFFLNLGLTFTLVGIIISFFIFSYEKNYKKDNFTVYAQAAPQKVAFSGSIDGALQVESAIREVVNKNMDAVVNISTEIEARQTEQDRYADEFFRFFFGDQVPRQRRNQRSLGSGFIVNEDGYVLSNYHVVKGATKIMVLLYGETEELPAKLIGYDEAYDLALLQIEANRTFPYVALGDSDAIEPGEFAIAIGNPYGLNNTVTFGIVSAKGRSDVGANRYQRYIQTDVAINPGNSGGPLFNIYGQVIGINTLIYSTSGGNIGIGFATPINIATSVMNELKETGKVTRGYLGIYLQDIDGNLARGLNVRQGSGVYVSEVIPDSPASRGGIQDGDIIIEFDGDKMTKSADLFNKVATTKVGKQVTVKYLRGGRERSAKVTIEARMEDTEEIPSGRSLPNRGQSNNSRSWMGLDVSDITPEISQRLQIRNNERGVVVLNISQSSKAYQSGLRAGDVIKAINGRTISNISDYNNFVKSYGNEKSYTITIKRARMTYVIIVE
- a CDS encoding 4Fe-4S binding protein, whose translation is MKRRIITIDEDKCNGCGLCIPDCPEGALQIIDGKARLISDLFCDGLGACIKTCPVDALHIEEREAEEYNEAKVMVNIVKGGENVIKAHLKHLKEHGENKLLEEAINYMKENNIEIPVIEEDLPCGCPGSMQRDLRKNIHHSENNVAVNMQSEIANWPIQLKLMNPNAPYLNNADLLISADCVPFAYPNFHNKFLKNKILMLLCPKLDSDIDSYIEKLANIFENKNIKSITIAHMEVPCCGGVEMIVREAMERANKNIIIKDYTISIEGNLV
- a CDS encoding Crp/Fnr family transcriptional regulator, with product MTEYLNTIIKTRLFDNIDKKEIPNILNNFKSQKKLYEKGNIIIDMGDKVEAIYLILNGKIEISKEYDDTRKNIVNILESGEIFAEAMALSTNKISQITAISLSKSEILKINIKYIFDNNLEKNKNIFIENLLKIISDKNKFLSMKNDILSQKSLRSKIILYLEYMSNMQKSEKINIPYSRDKLAEFISADRSALSRELNRLAKEKMIELNGNKINIIDI